A genomic segment from Thermus sp. LT1-2-5 encodes:
- a CDS encoding branched-chain amino acid ABC transporter permease, which produces MSFLLELVLSGVVLGLIYALVALGFVLIYKASRVVNFAQGELLAIGAFSAHFFLVNLKLPVLLAFPLALAFTALMGYLLERLFLKRLVGQPIISVIMATIGLAFFLDGLLHLTPYGAGSYGYPPFLPEGGVSLLGVRVSYAQLLALFLTGAFLVLFSWFFQRSTLGVAMRSVADDQMAAMSLGVSVAKVFALAWAAAGLAAAAGGVMVGTLSGLNLDSLVHIGLRVFPVVILGGLDSIPGAVVAGILIGVLENLAAGFLDPYIPGGGTRDVFPFLVLLLVLWFKPHGLFGTEEIERV; this is translated from the coding sequence GTGAGCTTCCTCCTCGAGCTTGTGCTTTCCGGGGTAGTCCTGGGGCTCATCTACGCCTTGGTGGCCCTGGGCTTCGTCCTCATCTATAAGGCAAGCCGGGTGGTGAACTTCGCCCAGGGGGAGCTTTTGGCCATCGGGGCGTTTTCCGCCCACTTCTTCCTGGTGAACCTGAAGCTTCCCGTGCTCTTGGCGTTCCCCTTGGCCTTGGCCTTCACCGCCTTGATGGGGTATTTGTTGGAGCGGCTTTTCCTCAAGCGCCTGGTGGGGCAGCCCATCATCTCCGTCATCATGGCCACCATCGGCCTGGCCTTTTTCCTGGATGGGCTTTTGCACCTCACCCCCTACGGGGCGGGAAGCTACGGCTATCCCCCCTTCCTCCCGGAGGGCGGGGTGAGCCTCCTGGGGGTGCGGGTTTCCTACGCCCAGCTCCTTGCCCTCTTCCTCACCGGGGCTTTCTTGGTGCTCTTTTCCTGGTTTTTCCAGCGCTCCACCTTGGGGGTGGCCATGCGCAGCGTGGCCGACGACCAGATGGCGGCCATGAGCCTGGGGGTCTCCGTGGCCAAGGTCTTCGCCTTGGCCTGGGCGGCCGCCGGCTTGGCGGCGGCGGCGGGCGGGGTGATGGTGGGGACCCTCTCCGGCCTCAACCTGGACAGCCTGGTCCACATCGGCCTCCGGGTCTTCCCGGTGGTGATTTTGGGGGGGCTGGACTCCATACCGGGAGCGGTGGTGGCGGGCATCCTCATCGGCGTCTTGGAGAACCTGGCGGCGGGCTTTCTGGACCCCTATATCCCCGGCGGGGGCACCCGGGACGTCTTCCCCTTCCTGGTGCTTCTCCTGGTCCTTTGGTTTAAGCCCCACGGGCTTTTCGGCACGGAGGAGATCGAGCGCGTATGA